The window GTTAAGAATACGTTATAATGGCTTGATGCCATATATGCTATATTTATAAACTCACACgctgttaaaatgtacaatttgtaagaaaaatataacaatactaATTTAGGCTAGTCTAAAAATATTATACATTGCTGAAACTTGTATTGGAATTTAGGCTGAACACTATTTTAATTCAACTGAATGTGGTTTACACGTTTGTAGTTTTTGGACTTGAATGCAACTTCCTAGCCATTCCCATCAGGCATTGCGACAAGAGTCATACAGCAAGCTTCATATATCATGAGGCGCATGCGGAGCCCGGCCGAACTGAACAAATATTGAGAATGACATAGTAAAAACAGGACCAGTAAATGTCGATAAGGATTTGAATAGACAGCAAGGTATGTTCCAAGCGTTTACTGTGGATGGTGAAGCAGCTATGGCTTTAATTTGAATTGACCGAGTTTTGTAGAAATGACAGAGCTGCGCAGTCTGTTATGAAGCTTTTGATTTCTTGATCGCCTTAACAATGCGAAAGCGTGCGGGAAGAATATTCATAAtgttaattgtttgttttttttcaaaaactgtttttagTAAAGGTCGCCAAATTCAGCATCAGTTGAAGTGAGATAAGGGCTCACGGTGATTAAATTGCGGCTGTATGGATAGATAATACTATCAGTTTAACTTGCATTAAGCCAGAAGTCTCATAACACAAGAACATTCACCAAAATGTATTAATTATCAACAGCCCAAATAGTCCGTTTGAGTTGTTAATGACTTTATTATTCCTAAACTTCAATGTGTAATTATGGTTTATTTAACCATTTATTGTGACGAGAGTCTCTGGTGTTATGGTTGAatttaactgtaattaaaaacaCTCTGTATATAATTATAAAAATCAGTGCGTACAATAGCTGacagtaaacatttttttattttagtagaAGTGTCAGACTCTTATtaacagtgaaataaaaatgatgcgTTCACGAGTCAATCTGAGGGCGCATGCTCGGTAAAAGTATGACCGTTTGCATGCCTATCTGGAGTGCGCATAAAggcaaagcattttaaaaacaaagaccTTTGTAACCTAGCTTTTCGAGATACCggtcattgattttttttttttaacctatttATATCACTTCTGCTCATTGTCTCATATTTACCTTTaactttgttctgttttattttcaagcttaatgttattttttcattgagaACTGATTTAATTACGTCTGAAGTTTCTTATTTTAgctatttaaaatgttaaatgttttattgttaaAGTTTAGCAAGTAATGTGTGGAATTTAAGATGAGCTAAGCTGTGTTggtattttgttcatttatttaattttgaatttatttttcaattatAACCTGCTGAAATGTTGGCAATGCTGCTGCTGTACCCAATCTTGTGAAACTGAAAGTATTTAATAAATTATGAGGGAGCACttctaaataaaaacacaatttcaaaTCCTTTCAACTTTTatgggcctgtgttgctgaaaTGTTGCAATTGTTTTATGAATCGCAAATCTAATCCACAGGATGTCTCCACGAATCGATGATGTTATGAAGCTGTGTTGTGAGTTGTCCGCCAATCAGCAAGTTAAGACCACAGTAAAAGGTTCCGGgaaaggagcagcagcagctggggCGCTGGCCTTTGCTGGAGGATTGGTTGGGGGTCCTCTTGGCATAGCTGTAGGTGAGTGGAACAATGCAACAGTTCCTCTATCTTTAGGAACCATTTCTAATCATATAGATTCATCATAAATGCTGATGTATTGGCATTAAGCTGTTTATTTTGGAGTGATCAGCATTATTGCTTTATCTCAAAAGTTTGAAATTTTGATCTTCTGTAGGAGGGGCTGCTGGAGGCCTTCTGGGCTGCTGGCTGACCAGTGGTCAATTCAAACCACTTCCACAGATCATAATGGAGCTCAGCCCTCAGGAAAAGCAGAAGCTTTATGATGATCTCATGGAAATCCTGGGAGACATTGAGTGGACTGATTTGGCTCAGCTGATTGCTCTCGTCATGGGCAACGCAACTCTGAAGCAGCAGCTTACGGCTGCTCTTCTTGGATACATCACCAAGGAGCTCCAGGCAGAGGTGCACTATGTTGATTAGTCGCTTTCAATATTGTGACACAGAAGCCTAAATGCAGAGGAGGATGTTCTCTGATGAGTGTGAACTGCTTTTTGACACTTAAAAGACTCTTAATTAAATTCTGTATGATATAAATGTTACATATGTTGATGAAAACAGCTGTATGGCTGGGTAATTTATTTTGATAAGTGcaattattacttatttattgtatcatttattctgtctttaacTGCACCGATCATCAAGTCTGGCTTTAAGTCATAGTGAATTTTAGGTTTGATGGAGTTGTGCATTTACTCTGATTTTGTCCAGTCTACTATCTGATTTACATAAGGATTGTGAACTGACTAAGCCAAAATTCTGCTGTGTAATATAAAGATTTGATATAATTACATCAATTACCaacctttttacattttagcaGATTTGCCAGCAACTGTATACAGCATATTGTACactttgaataaaaaataaaaccagtgtGGACTTGGCATTTGGCATAGCAGTCTTTATTCCTTGGCATTGAATCCATCTGGGCATTAACATTGTAGATCTGTCTTTTATTAACCCTTGGGAGCACTAACACACTTAAGCTAGCATGCTGGGGTTGGCATAGGATTCTAGTAATCTGAAGGTCTGTGATTTTATCCTAGCTCGTCCAGTCTGTATGTTGAGGGgtctttgggcaagatactgaaccctaaGCTGCTCTTAGTGCATCCATGAGCatttttgtgagtgtgtgtgtgcttattaTTCTCATGAAAGTGCGCAAAGGCATAAGACACATAGACTTTAGAATGTGTGAATATGTGCATATAGCATGTAGAGTAGTGGTTCAAGTGCTCAAAAAGACTTCCACTTAACTTCCATTTTATTGTGATTCTGCTCTATATTATAGACATATACCTTCTCCATTAACCTTTTATCAGCGTGAATGAAGAATCGCCTTTAAGAAAGTGCCTCCAGACATCCTTAATAAGAGAGTTGGCTGTCAGATAATTAAATGTATGTAGTTTAAAATTCACACTAGAGTCTCAAGTTATTTTTGAAgcatatgtatttttaaatatagcTTTATACACCTGTTGTGGGTGTTTTGGTTCTGTATTTTACATGGTTTCATTCCTGCTTTAGTCATTTCTGATAAAAACTTTCTTCTGGTCTATTTATCTTTGCTTTTCTACTGTTGTGTCACTGGCCCAATAATAAAGTGGTGAAAAATTGTTTGTGTAAGTAGATTAAGTTCTTTTTAAGATCCAGTATTAAAGTATAATTGCTTTATGATATCAACATAATGAACTgaaaaaataacacagttaaaattgaaaaaaaaaatccatgattTCAATAATACAGTTGGATATAATATTCTTTATTAGTAAATACACAACCCCAATTCTCTCAGGGAGCCATCAGAAAATACATATTACAGAGAGGAACCGAGGCAGAGCTCCTGTATTTATCCCACCACCACTGTTTCTTCATCTGGGAATTCATAGTAGGGAACCTCTAGGTTAAGCGGAGCAGGTCCCTTCCTGATTCGTCCTGAAGCATCATAGTGAGAGCCATGGCAGGGACAGTAGTAGCCGCCGTACTCTCCGGCATTAGCAATGGGCACACAACCCAGATGGGTGCACACACCAAGAACAATGACCCACTTGGGGTTGGTCACTCTATCCTTGTCATGCTCGGGATCACGCAGCTCTGAAAGATTCACTGCCTGCTCTGTGGCGATTTCCTTCTCTGTACGGTGACGGACAAATAAGGGTTTTCCTCTCCACTTGAAGgtcatgtttttgccttctgggATATCGCTCAGCTTGATCTCTATCTTGGATAAGGCCAGGACATCAGCA is drawn from Pelmatolapia mariae isolate MD_Pm_ZW linkage group LG7, Pm_UMD_F_2, whole genome shotgun sequence and contains these coding sequences:
- the LOC134631596 gene encoding cytochrome b-c1 complex subunit Rieske, mitochondrial-like, producing the protein MMSITARPGAFSPFLQTTKHALKTLMSPGAKEVAVVAAPGGVRLAHTDIKIPDFSDYRRPEVMDPNKSSQESSEGRRVFSYLVTGATTVVGVYAAKTVVTQFISSMSASADVLALSKIEIKLSDIPEGKNMTFKWRGKPLFVRHRTEKEIATEQAVNLSELRDPEHDKDRVTNPKWVIVLGVCTHLGCVPIANAGEYGGYYCPCHGSHYDASGRIRKGPAPLNLEVPYYEFPDEETVVVG
- the zgc:112052 gene encoding protein C19orf12 homolog: MSPRIDDVMKLCCELSANQQVKTTVKGSGKGAAAAGALAFAGGLVGGPLGIAVGGAAGGLLGCWLTSGQFKPLPQIIMELSPQEKQKLYDDLMEILGDIEWTDLAQLIALVMGNATLKQQLTAALLGYITKELQAEVHYVD